The Macaca nemestrina isolate mMacNem1 chromosome 9, mMacNem.hap1, whole genome shotgun sequence genome includes the window ATTTAACACCATGTAACCTCTCTTGACACAGAGCAAcccaaaaagaaaacttcaaaatgtGCAACAGCAATAAATATCAAGCTTTCTgatctaaaatgtataaatataaaatatcagtCATTTCTGGAAACATCTTAAGAAAATCCGGCAACCACATGTCCGTGAGTAGGTGTCTGATGTTGATGGTGCTTACATTCAGAACATATCACCTCAGATCCAACacaattatttttatgtcttttaccAACACATGTTTGCATatctaggaaagaaaaaattggtTTTACTATATGTTTGATTTTAGCATAATGTTTACCATATGATTTTCTTTAGGGAGGGAGTACAgatttcctaattttaaattgttcctgatttttaaaatatttccaatcagaacaaatacaatcacatttattaatttcaacaaaaacaaaaatatttacaggggttgccaaataattttcattttaagtaaATGCTAATTTCAATATAATGTTCTCTGATGTTACAGCCACAGAACCGCCaaaaaattaggggaaaaaaaaggcgtAGTCAAATGTTTCTTCTGGACTATGCAAAAGTAATCAAGAAGTATGATCGTAGTTTTCATACAATTGCTATGAAAAAACTAATTTGGCCATATCAAGCAGAAAGAATTCATGCAacattttaaatgccattttctaTGATAATTGTTTACTTATTTGGACTctgaagaaaacttttaaatatcatacatatatataaatggaaaGGTAACTTTGTGCACCATTAATTCTGCTATAGAAATATTGATGTTTCCttgtaaatacaattattttgagaATAAATCAGAAATTAAGTATGCCGATAGATTAATTTTCTGAGATAAAACTCCAAACTAAGCAGTACAGTATTTTATCTCATATTAGACTgctactatttatttaaaaacaggtTGCGGGGGCAGTGAATAAGAAATACctggaaaaataactaatatgaTGTACTCACACTGAACAGCCTGGGCTCCTTGGTGTGTGGATGAAAGCCCTTTTTTTTACAAGCAGAAACCTCAAGCATGCCAGCATTGGTGAGCCTGAAGATGCCAGTGCTAAATTTCAGAGTGAAAACAGGTAGAAAAATTAACGATCATTTGGGCATTCCAGATGCTTTATTTGAacagcacacacatacatattcctCAAATGGGATTGAGAACTCACAAACTAGGAATTccatagggattttttttttttttttaaccaatgacTGGCCCAGAGGAGAGAAACCCAGGAGGAGGCAATGCTGCTGCTAGGAGCCTGCAGGATCGTTAAGGGGACAAGGCAAATAAGCTATTGTGTGTGACCTCACAGGAAAGGCCAAGGCCCCACCAGAGAGTCCTACGAGAGGAAATTACAAGTGGCAGATATTTCGAATTCTTCTAATAATGTTAATACAGATTATAGCAATAGCAAATAggtattgagtgcctgctgtggtaccaggcactatgctaagcactGTACATAGGCTATTATCTAATTTCATCTTTACATCCATCCCTGATGGGCAGGTATGAGGGATGAAGAGGCAGAGGCCTACAGTGGTCAAGTATCCTGCCTAACACAACACTTGAGGGGTGAAGCCatgatttccatatgtttgtttgATTCCCATGCTCATAACTACTCTACAATAATCAGTGTCCCCAAAGCTAGAAAGGTTTTTTCTCAGCTAAGGCTAGAACATTTCTTATGGTAGAACATAATACAGTAGAAATGAGTCCTAAAAAGGCTAACTGGGATAGCATCCTTCTTAAATGTTATTCACTTCAAAGTCACGctaactgaagaaagaaaatcagtaattcTGCCACAGAATGGACCTTAAACTGCAGAGCTACAGGTCGATGGCAGCTGACTGCCACCCATCTCTTTTTCCCAAGGGTGTTGTGTGCTTGTCAATCCAAGTACCACAACCTGGTGTCTGGACACACAGGAACCCAGCAGCCCTAGACAAAGCCTTCTTTGGGCTCCCCTGAAGAGTCACACTTACTCTTTATGCTTTGGTGAGCAAACAATGGCAATGGCCTCTGGTAACATGAGTTGATAGGAACAGTGAGTGTGAAGATCAACGCTGGATAAGAATGCAGTTTGAGTGGGATGCGTCtataaacacaaaagaagacaatCTTACTAGGATAGCTGTCTTAGGCAAGGCCACAgcttattttaatagaaaattctgttttataaaaaattatttttaaccatCAATCAAataagggatttttaaaaaggttttgctGACATAATCCTTCCCTTTATGCATTCCTATTATTTGCTATTTTGGAATAACTATGACTTTGAGAAGAGGCTCCTAGAAGTGTTGGTGTCCtttcttcttttggggaaagAGCGAGCTGGAAATTAATTTGCTAGGGGCTTTAAATAGATTCTCATATAATTATCACAACTCATTTATGAGATACTTATTTTATTATCTGAATTTTACATACAAGGATCCCAAAACTAAGGGAGGTTACATAATGCGCCtgtggtcacacagctggtaaggaGCAGAGCTGTGATTGGAAACCCTGGACAcaagatatgtatatataacattagGAACATTAAAAGGAAGTTTTCACTAAATAGACCACATGTTGCTGTGTATCGTTTTGTGGATTGCCATTTCCTATAAATGGGAGAATGGGAGACTCCAAGTTGTTAAAGGTATTTGGGACTAATCTTGCATAGCAACTAAATATATGGGGAGGAAAAAAGGGGgattataaattaaaagaaatctgCCAAGTTTCTGGCTACATGCAAATGTGTTTATGCATGGTCAATCAGAGGttcatatttgaatataaaaaataaatgcacatctagttattttaaaaattcatattaaacCCTAATTActcttgaaaaaaagaatgtgacTATTTTAATCATGAAACAAAGATTCTTGGCACCACTGTCTAGGTCCTGACTCCATTACTCGCTAGCCAGATGACACTGTGAAGATTACTTAGCCTTCTCTTGCccatttcatcatctgtaaaattgggataatatTTTCTGCATGGGATTGTTATGAAGATGAAATATGACAGTCCATTAAAATTCTTGgaacagtgcttagcacatagaaataaaagtcattggctgttgttattgctgttgttattCTAATGTCTTTATTAACTAAAAGGCACAGATCCATAGTAGTAGCTAAATGTCTTTACACAAAACTATATTCTATTAAAGAAatgtaagattttaaaacaatttttaggccaggcatagtggctcatgcctgtaatccccactttgagtggccaaggtgagaggatcagttgagcccaagggttcaagaccagcctggacactataggtagactccatctctaccaaaaaaaaaccaaaaagttgttttaattagctagacatggtggcatgtgcctgtagtctcaactacttgagggggctgaggtgagaggagcacttgagccagggaggttgaggctacagtgagctgtgatcactctactgcactccagcctggacaacagagcaagactctgtcttggaaaaaaaaaaaaaaaaagcaagaaaaagtttttttctgctttaataGAATGAAGGCAAAATCAGATGATTATTTACAGAAAGCTACATGTTCTGCAAGGAAAAAATAACACTTGGCCTATAAAAACTTAGATCAACAAAGGAATGGAAATTATCctaacttttaaaatgcaaatcttcAGTAGGGGGTACGAGTGGGAGTATCTGACAGCCTGTTATCTTACAAGGAACACCTTCTCTTTGTAAAATAGAGGCTTCTATGTCTTTGtgagaaattaaaaattgttcaaAGAAACTATAGTGCTGTGGAGGCGGCAAGCAGGTTATCATACAGACAAATCACTCTGCTTGTCAATTTATTTCCACACGGAATGCACACCACATGACCTGAGTCCTTCATTTCTGCCAAAAGGAATTATGTCTATTCCAATGAGAACAGTTTTCCCATGGGAGAATGAGGCTCCCATTCCCTCACTCTACGGAAATGaaaatgatgatgacaatgataacAATGGCAGCAGATGCCATTTATTGCAACTGTATAATGTGAACTAATCACTTTCCATGAGTCATATCATTGAATTCTCACAGCAACAAgtgctattattatctccattttgcaggtgaggaaactgaggtaagCAAGAAAGTGAGTAACTTGTGGATGCTCATAAAGCTAGTTAAACCAAAAAGTCCAAATTCAAATACATGTCTGTCTGATTATATTTCAGACCTTTTTTCCCGATGACtaatttgtatttgaaaaaagCCAGCTCTGGAATTTGTTGCTATTATTACACTTGATAAAAAACATCATAAAGAGTCATTACAATCACTGAGGTTTAGAAAtgtaacatttttgtattttcatccAACCACAATAATTTGATATGGTGAAATGAGTTTAACAAAAAGTCCTAGAATTCAAGAATTATGCTAAACTTATTAAACAACTCACTTTCATAATTGCATGCATTCTGTTCACAGTACCTCATAAGGGgaaaatttttgtttctaatttggaaaatgttttgttAGCTAAGCTAACATTGACTTGTCAATGTAAATGCATAATTTAATGGACTGTCATTCTTGCTagaatttgttttgctttaaaatgcaTTCTTGTTACAGAAATCATGTTAAGCTAAATAAGGCCTTCTTTTTACAGAAATCATGTTAAGCTAAATAATATAGCAATTTCCAGGCAAACTGTAATGCatattacttactgttaagtaaAGCAAATACACATATGTAGAGTTTTACCAACTCTtcattataaataatttcttGCATTTGAGAGGCAGTTTATACTTTTCAAAGAGTTTTCACACCTGGTATCTTGTTTCCTGTTCACAGAAATCCAGTGAGGAGAGAAGGCATTCATGAGCCTCACTCAGCCAATGAGGGAATCTGGAAACTAGGCAAGAAGTCCTGACTGATAGAACATAATAATTTACAGGTGGAGTTGGGACTAAAGTCTCCTGTACCCTCCAGAACTGCATAATACCAAATGCttaggaagtgtgtgtgtgtgtgtgtgtgtggatgctGCCCCTCCCCAGTGCTTCTCTATAAAGCAAGTAAAAATGATCATGTATCATTCCTCAAGGGCACTTGGAGGTCCCCAGAATGTGTCCTGGAAATTTTCTTGGCCAGTATCCCATCTTAGAGGGATGGCTTATCCCagcctgctatggtttgaatggtGGGGTCTCCACCACTATTCATgatgaaacttaatcctcaatgcaacagtattaagaagtgtggtctttgggaggtgagtaATCACAAAGGCTCCACTCTAATGAATGGTATTAAGACCCTTGTGAAAGGGCTTAAGGTTGAAGGGagtgctctcttgcccttctgccttccaccctgtgaggacacagcaacaaggtgccatTGGTGTCTAGTGAAGGCTTCTTGTGGAAGCTGAGAGCAGCCCTCACTAGACACCagtgctggtgccttgatcttggacttcccagcctctaggaccagacaaaacaaatttctgttctttttaaatcaCCCTATAtcaggcattttgttatagcagcaaaaacACACCAAGACGTTATCCCAGATCCAGCTTATGTGAGACTGAATGGAAAAAATTTCCCTCAGCTGGATTGCACTACGGCTAGAAAGGATAGATTATTATCACCAATTATAACAGGTACAATTTTCTGAGTCCCTCAAAAAATGTGCTGTGAAATTCACCAatagtatctcatttaatatgAAATATCCTATGAAGTCAAGTATTATgatctccattttatggatgataaAACTGATGCTCAGATTGCTTAATAACTTGCCAATGCCCCTACAGTAAATTCTTAGCACAGCCAAGATTTAACCTCATGTCTATTTGACTTGCTCCTATGATGGCCTGGTGGATGTTGGAATTCAATGTTTTGGGCCCTATCCTCTTGCCTTACTCTGTGGCTGTTTATACAGTAATGCATACATCATTTGCCTATCTGAGGGGTGTCAGGGAGTGTAGCTGATATATACAAACAcgtttaaaagaaacattttcagatattttcttaaaataatctaATTTAGACCCACATTAATAGTTGTGTAGCCAAATCAGTTAACAATTTGGCTAAGCCTTCACTAGGCTATGTAAAATCATCTAAAACAAATCACCTGATTTCCAAATGTTACTCTCTTTCTTCCTACTTCTTTTAACTTTAGATGATACGAAAAAGCAAAAGATACACGTTCTCCAAATCCAGATTTGACAGAGTTAGACACAATCTAACACTGAAAAACATGCCATAATAtgatgaactttatttttttaaatatctgttattcttttctttttgcttgagaACCACTACTTAAATGATGACCtttattacatttgaaaaatttaaaaagaagaagctATTTAAATGAAGCTAAACTTTTTCAAGGAGGAAAATAGCATGccacacaaaaataaactgaaacCCAAAAGGTCAAACGTACATGAATCCATCCTAGAGTGAGGAGATCGTGTTGATCCTGCACATTGAATAATTCCTCTACATTCTCCACGTCACAATAGTCTGGTCCCGCAGACTGCTTTGGCACAATTACATGAGTAATAGTAAATTCATTATGTGTCTAAAAAACAAGTAGCAGAAAGAATGACATGcatctgacacacacacacacacacacacaaaaaaaaacaatggaacAGGAAGTGCAATGTTTAAGACTAAAGAGTCCGCCAATAGGGGTGTGTGTCTAGGTACAGAGACCACTTACATTATCCCTCCCTGTACCGAGACACACAACCGTTCCCAATTCAAAAACAAGTCCCAACAGTAAAAATGGATTCTTTGCCAAAAGTTTGAGACTCAGTTGTTTGTAGCTTGAAACCCACTTTCACAATAGAAAACATAACATAAATAGGAATTTGCATGCCAGGCTTCTGTGGAAGTTTAGTTAATAAATGATGTCTTGATATAGCTGTAATGGAAAAACTGAACAAAACAAGGACAGATTTGTTTGGAGGGGGAGATACTAGTTAAATAATTTTGTGGTGTTACCAAAAGGCATTTCTTAGGGTTGTGAAGGttgatggttttgtttttatattactAATTATATTGAATGTCACTTCAAGATTTACGACATTCTTCGAATGTTGCGAGGATTCACTAGGATCTTCTGTAATTAAGATAATGTTTTGGATTTGCAATcagataaagagaaaggaaaaaacaaattattccTCTTAGGCAAAAGGTAAGAGTTGAGAGGAAGAGGGTTGTGAAGTGCCATGGGATCCTGAAGGAAGAGATGTTTGTGCAGTGAGAGGCTGTCTTCCCCCAGGCAGGCTGGCCTTTCTCTGTCCAGAGGACCATCCTCTCTCTAGCCTTAGGGCTTTCCGGCACACTATGCACTGCTCCTTCGCCCTGATTTCAACTCTTCCCTCCATCCAACCTCAAGGTTAGATTTACCAGTTACACACTCCCATGATTCCCTGCACTTGCACAGACAGCACTCAGCCCCACTTATCATTAGTCATCTGTCTGGGTCTTCACAGCATCATAAGTATCGTGAGTCAGGCTGTTGCTGGACACCCACTGCTAATACCCAGCACACTACCTGGCACATTTAGATATTCGGTAAATGTTTGTCTGACAACGGAGTGAATGAATCACAAATGAATCAATAAATCAATCTGAATACAACACAGGATGTGCGGGTGGATGTTTCAATAGCACACTGTCTCCTTAAGTGCAACAGAGGTGACTGTAGATGCCCATTCTCCTGTGCTTGCCACCAATGGCTTCCTCTATCTTGGAGGGAAAGAGATGACAGAATACTGGAATGCAGGAGGAGATTGTGTATTGAATACAATGTAGTATTATTCAATAAAGCAGAGGTTCCTAAGCTAAATTTTGAGGACTGAAAATATACCTGGACCCAGATATATAAACTAGCACTCAAAACAGACTATGAAAGGACACGCCCAAAGAAACATTATTTATCTTTGTTGTAGATAGGAAATTGAATGCATCTCCTTTCTTTCATCTCCTTCTATTATGACATTGTCTTTCATCACATACTTATGATATCTTCCATAATTAAATATGTCCTGTGCCTATAGGCTTTTGTTGAAACTACTGCCTTAAActaaaggaaacaacaaaatccTAGTTTTATTCCATGTGTTTCTCAAAAAGGACAGCAAGATAATACATGCCACAGATTAAGTTAATTATACGAATGTATGTGAAGCTAACAATTGCAATGAAAATTTGATTTGGCAACCAGATAGATTTGGAAATCTGAAGACCTATATTTCATACCATTTTTCTAATCAAAGATTTGATTTATAGGTTGATCTTTAGGACAAGTTTTTATAGAGTCTCTGAAATTTTACAATCTATTTTCTAGAAGGATCATTCCATTAATAATGACAGTAGTTTTATAAAGTTAATTTGCGTAATGTTAATTTCATAATACTTATAACTCTTAGCATGCTTTTATTCTGTTCCACTTATCGGAAGAAATCTAGTACTATTAAAAGTATCCTGtgcagatacatatatataaatataaggaTCATACCAGTTTTCCACAGAGTATTCCACAGGTTTCTATTCCTCTCACTGTATTAGATTccgccagctgcagaaatttgtggCAAAGATCTTTTGGCAAAACTGCACATCGCAGTCCTTCAACCACTAAatctaagaaacaaaaaagggagaaaaggctAAAAAAACAAACTGTATGTCCCATCTTTCAAAATTGCTATTGGCAAGCAGTCGCAGTTGgacataaatttcaaaaataaaagtatcagGTGTTctactttccatattttattttaaaactcttagaagTAAACATTAACtagaagtaaaattaaattatgtatataaattattttataagcaAAGTGAGGAGGTACCAGCACTTTTACATGTTTGTACCTTGGGTCAACTACTTAcatgttattttatcttttggcATGAAGTAAATATAGGGTTAAATGCATAGGCTGCGTAGAATGCATCTCATACCCCATAAGACATATGATAAATATTGTGTTTACCATGTTACTTATATCTTTATGAAAGTTGGTGATCAGCAAGTCAAAGCACAACGTTTTGGTAAACAATTAGCAGTAAAGTAACTTTAAGAATGGTCGCCTATTATCACTCATTTCAAATAAATGGGAACACAAATTCCATCTGACAGTGTCTGTGAAGAAGAATTCTGTATTTTGGAAACCTGCCAGCACCGATCTGGCAGTACGGAGCAGCACTAATTCTTGCAGAAACACACAGGCCATTTGGAGGTTAATTATCTATGTGTATGAGATTCTCTCAGTCCAAGGATGATGCTAAGCATACCGAGTATAAACATTTATTGCTGAGCAAAGGTCTGGATAAACAATTTTCTCAACACCTTTTCTCTCCAGAAAGATGGATGTATTTAAGATGTATGTATTTCTTAGTTAAAATACATAGAAGACAAAAGGACTTGAAATTCTTCTCATTTAAAATCTCTGTTCAATGACAAAATACTTCGCATTTATGACAGAGTCTCTGCTCTATCGGGGGCatcatatttcctgaattttaaggTTATATATAGTAAAAGCCAGAGAGTATTGAAAGGTTAGTTCTGTCATGCATACCATATTATGCAGGGGTCCTACTACAATTAGTAATGAAATGAGGAGGACCCTCCCAGATGCTATAGAAATATGGTTCCATCCGATGAGCCTCAGTGTCTCACGGGGGTGCATTTCATCACTTACTCTGAACAGCACTTAGAGTAGCAGCTGGCGTTAAGGCCCTGTTTACAGGAGGAGAGTGGCTAGCATAATTGGTTGCATCACTTTTATTAGGTTGATCTGCAAATACATTCAGCAAGGAATTGTTCTGGTGTGTGGAAAAGCAGGACAAAGCGCTCCCATCAATCTGCTCCGACAGCCCCGAGGTTTGCTGACTTCGCATCTGACCTCGGGCTAACTCTTGCTTCTTGAGTTGATCTTCGAAAAACAGAAACTGCTCCGATTCTAGCTGCTGCTGGCGCATCTGAGCAATCCGCTTCCTTTCTGCCTCTATCAACCTCTGATGCTCCAGTTTTTTGAGAATTTCAGCTTTATATTTGTTCTATAAAGTGTGGCAGCCAGAAGAGAAGGTTAGTGTCCAAGGAAAAACATTGAACTGGAATTAGACATTTTCAGTCTTCAAGCAGACAGAGAAAAGGCTAGATACTGTGATATACCCACAGGGACACTCAGGGAACAGTGAGAGAAATACATAACATCAGGGCAAAAGCCCCTTGATCTGATTAATGCAGCAGTTCTAAATCCACTGATATTTTACCAGAGACAGGCCATGACAATCAGGATCCCTCCATTCCCTTATGCTTGTAAATACTGGAAAATCAACGTTAAGGTTGTTTGCTCAGTCAGACCGACAAGACCATATGAAACAAAATACCTCACCCCTACTGCACTTTCAATATAGTGACCACTGGCCACGTGTGATTATTTGAACttgattaaaattaaacaaaattagaaattcagCATCTCAGGCACACTAGTCACATTTAAGTAcccagtagccacatgtggctagtgggtACCATATTGGAAAGTGTcaaacagaacatttccatcatcacagggAGTTCTATTGAACAGTGCTGCCCTAGAACCTTTTGCATTTGACTCTAGAACTCATACTCTGCTGGAAATTTATGGATAAGAAGGAATCACTAAAAAGAATGGTtattaaggccaggcgtggtggctcacgcttgtaatcccagcactttgggaggccgaggcgggcggatcacaaggtcaggagatggagaccacggtgaaaccccgtctctactaaaaatacaaaaaattagccgggcgcggtggcggg containing:
- the STAMBPL1 gene encoding tumor necrosis factor receptor superfamily member 6 isoform X3, with the translated sequence MDQPFTVNSLKKLAAMPDHTDVSLSPEERVRALSKLGCNITISEDITPRRYFRSGVEMERMASVYLEEGNLENAFVLYNKFITLFVEKLPNHRDYQQCAVPEKQDIMKKLKEIAFPRTDELKNDLLKKYNVEYQEYLQSKNKYKAEILKKLEHQRLIEAERKRIAQMRQQQLESEQFLFFEDQLKKQELARGQMRSQQTSGLSEQIDGSALSCFSTHQNNSLLNVFADQPNKSDATNYASHSPPVNRALTPAATLSAVQNLVVEGLRCAVLPKDLCHKFLQLAESNTVRGIETCGILCGKLTHNEFTITHVIVPKQSAGPDYCDVENVEELFNVQDQHDLLTLGWIHTHPTQTAFLSSVDLHTHCSYQLMLPEAIAIVCSPKHKDTGIFRLTNAGMLEVSACKKKGFHPHTKEPRLFSICKHVLVKDIKIIVLDLR